TCCTCATCGTCAATGCTACAGCGGACGCATTTTTGGACAATAACCCCAACAACAACCCGGCAATTTACTTCCCGTACCTTGGTGCGAATTCGGACAATGTAGACCATGTGCGGATGCTGGGTGACAACATCTTCGGGTTTGAGGATTTACCTGGTGGTGGCGATAAGGATTTCAATGACATCATCGTCAAAGTGAATATTGCCTAATTTCCTGGTAGGGGCGCAACGCCTTGCGCCCTTCCCTCTTTTTTCCAGATGTCTGATCAGCTCCCCGACTCCTTCAAGAAGTCGGAGATTTTGCAACCTATTGACTGGTTTAGGACTTACGCATTGACAAAAAACACAAAATATGGACTGCAAAAAACCGGAGATGTCGTAGGGGTTTAGCATTGCTAAACCCTTACAGCAATGCTAAACCCCGAAAACGCGGGTCTGTTTACCATCAAAGTAATAATTAATCAAAGCCTGAAACGACGTATTTTGGTAAAAGCATACCATGCCAAATTTGTACAGTGCGTAAGTCCTATGGTTGACTGGTTAACTGGTTTGACTGGTTGACTGGTTCACAGCCTCTAGGCTGGGAACCCATTCTGGGAGGCTCCGCCTCCAGGGTTTAGCAATGCTAAACCCCTACTTGACAAGAGGTAGAGCCTATGAGAATACATTCAGGCTAGGAACGAGACGACATAAGCCTTTGGGCTTATCTTAGTACCATTCGGACTTACGCACTGTACAAATTAGCTATTACATGCATAACGATTTGTCAAGAAAACAAGTTGTTTCTTTACGAAAACAACTTGGTTTCGTTACCAAGACAAGTAGTTTCGTTACCAAGACAAGTGCTTTCGTTACCAAGACAAGTGCTTTCGTTACCAAGACAAGTGCTTTCGTTACCAAGACAAGTGCTTTCGTTACCAAGACAAGTAGTTTCGTTACCAACACAAGTAGTTTCGTTACCAACACAAGTAGTTTCGTTACCAACACAAGTAGTTTCGTTACCAACACAAGTAGTTTCGTTACCAACACAAGTTGTTTCGTTACCAACACAAGTTCGTAGCGATGGCTGCGTCCACCCACCGCCTGTTTTTTCCTAATTTCTCTCACTGCATTATTTATCTAATTTGTCAATGCGTAAAATTTAGTAGTATATGTAACTGTACCCTGAGTAAAATCTTGTGAATGAAGCTCAATTAGTCGTGAATGAAGCTCAAATGCTCGTGAATGAAGCTCAGATACTCGTGAATGAAGCTCAATCACTCGTGAATGAAGTTCAAATACTCATGAATGAAGCTCAATCACTCGTGAACGGAGTTCAAATACTCGTGAATGAAGCTCAATCGCTCGTGAACGGAGTTCAAATACTCGCGAACGGAGTTCAGCTACTCGTGAATGAAGCTCAATCACTCGCGAACGGAGTTCAACTACTCGCGAGCGGAGTTCGACTACTCGCGAATGAAGTTAAACTACTTGCGAGCGGAGTTCAACTACTCGTGAACGGAGTTCAGCTACTTGTGAATGAAGCTCAAGTCATTTCCAGAGTTAAATATAGGACGCTCAATATCCAAAAATTATAATTTCATCCCTGATTTTTTCATAAAACCGCCTTCACCCTACTGATAAGTAAATAGAGAACTCAACAATCAGTATTTATCAAGAGGGTAATATGCGACAACTTCTTAAATCTGTAGCTACAGTTTGTGCTTTAACTCTAATTGCTAGCGCTCCGGTTTTTGTAGCAGCTAAACCTGCTAGCGCTGTACCTACAGCAGTGTTAACACAAGTGAATGAAAAGGATGCCGAATTCTATTTCAATCGCGGAAATGAGCGCTATCAAAAAGAAGATTATCAGGGCGCAATTGAGGATTTCAACAGAGCTTTGCGGATTAATCCCAATTATGCATATGCTTATGCAGCTAGGGCTGCGGCTCGTATTAAATTGGGAGACGAACAAGGAGGAATAGAAGATTTTCAGCAAGCCATGCGACTCAATCCCAAAATTGCTGCTGACATATTATTTGCTAAAGGACTTGATAGCTATCAAAAAGAAGACTATAAGGGGGCAATTAAGTATCTCAACCAAGCATTACAAATTAATCCTGACCTAGCTGAAGCCTACTTCGTCCGGGGTGGTGTTCGTTTACAATTACAAGATTATCAGGCAGCAATTCAGGATTTGAATCAAGCCCTGCGAATTAATCCTAACCTAGCTGAAGCCTACTTCGTCCGGGGTACTGCGCGTTTACAATTAGAAGATTATCAGGCAGCAATTCAAGATTTGAATCAAGCCCTGCAAATTAAACCTAACCTAGCTGAAGCCTACTTCGTCCGGGGTGCTGCGCGTTTACAATTACAAGATTATCAAGCAGCAATTCAAGATTTGAATCAAGCCCTGCGAATTAATCCTAACTATGCTGAAGCCTACTTTTACCGGGGTATTGCTAACGCTGCTTTGGAAGAAAGAGAAAAAGCCATCGCGGATTTGGAGACAGCAGCTAAACTATTTCAAAAACAAGGAAATTCACTGAACGCCAAAAACGCACTTGACATAATTAAACAAATCAGCAGTAGGGATAATTTACCTCTTGTTTAATTTGCAATTGCTTACAGCCGTAGATTATGTTGATAGTTTCTAGATGCTTGTTCTGTTTTGTTTACCAAAAGTTCATTAGGGTGGGCAATGCCCACCAAAACCTAAATGTGGTGGGCATTGCCCACCCTACAATTTTTTTCATGAAAGCTCAATAACCACTTAATTTTGAGGTGTAAAATGCTAAATAAATTCAAAGAAGCACTATTTATTTTCAAGTCAAATGCAGTTTTATTTAATGCAATAATTCTGACATTTTATTTACCAATACAGATATTAACGCATGGCTTATCATATTTACCTACTGAAGGTGTTTTTGGCATAGCATCGTTTTTAGCGTTCATTGCGTACATCTTCTCCCTACCGTGGATGTGGGTAATATGGTTGATATTATCTCTAATTGGAGAATGTGCAATCATTTATGCCTCATTTCAATTTAAACAAGGACAAACAGCTAAATATTTAGAAGCAATGTCTGCAGGAAGTCGTAAGTGGATTAATTTGTTCTTTGCTGGACTAATCGCTACGATATTGATTTTTTTGGGACTTATTTGTTTTGTGATTCCGGGAATAATTTTTCTGGTTATTTATGCGTTGATACCCCATATTATTGTCCTAGAAAGTTCTAGTATAATAGACTGCTTTGGCAGAAGCGCTAAACTAACAGTAGGAAAAAGATGGCAAATATTCTGGGTGGTAATTATCTTTGCTATAGTCTTTTTTATGTTCGGAACTCTTAGCGCCATGCTGGGACTATCAGAGTTATCAGATAATATTTTTGTTTCTGTGCCCTATAGTTATATTGTGGAATTACTTCGATCATTCTTCAGTATATTCATGTTCTTATTTTATTGGGAGGCGAGGCAAAAAGAGTTACACATCTAGGCTGGGTTGAGAAACGTAGGAGCAGCTAGGTGTAGGGGCACGGCAGTGCCGTGCCCCTACGGGTGTACCTAACTGAGCAAGAAAAAACCAGTTAGGGAATGCCAAGTAAAGCGTTGTTTATACCCTAATTGAACCACATATATTGTCAGGGCACGGCAATGCCGTGCCCCTACGCGGTGGTTATTTACGTTAAAATAGTTGTGACGCCAGATGTCTAACGGACTCGCACAAACCCAGCTTGCTCAATTAAATTTTGTCCTTCATTACTCAACAGATAATTGGCGTAAAATTCTCCGACTTTTTCATCCACCTGACCATCTTCTTTAATAATCACATACAGGTAACGAGTCATCGGATATTCATTATTTTTGACCGCTGTAAAATTCAGTTTATTATGTTGCCAAGGACATTTTTCTCCTGGTTTAACTCCAGGTGTATCTACAGCAATTTCTTTCCCCCCAGCAACCTTAATTCGTATAGTTTTAACGCTGCATTGGTTAATTACTTCAGCCGCAGACGCATAATAAATTCCCCCATTATTAGGGTTTTTTCCTACTTGCTGTAATGTTGAAGTTGTATCAGAAATCTCCTTAATATTGGCTCCAAAATTATCATCTTGTAAAACATATTTTTGGAAAACTTTAGTTGTACCACCGTCTTGGGAACGAGTGTATGGTGTAATGATAAGATCGGGACCACCCACTTGTTGCCAATTGGTGATTTGACCTGTGTAAATACCTTTGAGTTGCTCTACACTCAAGCTAGAAATATTTAAGCTGGGGTGAATCACGATAGCAATAGCATCAATTGCTATCCGAACTGGCTTAAGTTTGAAGTCTTTATCCTTAGCATTTTTGAATTCATCATCATCGACAATTCTTGAAGATTGAGCAAAAGATATGTCACCATCCAATAACATCTGGATTCCTGGTACTGAACCTCCTGATGTACCAGGTCGTTGATAATAGCTCAGTTGAAATTCAGGCCATTTCTCTTTGATCTTCTCATCTACTTTGCTTCTAATTGGTGCCCAAGATGTGCTACCACCATAGCGAAATTTACCGGAAGGAGGCGATGGGAGAATACATAACCAAACCACAACACCGCCAACACACAAACTTACTAAGCCAATTAATAGCCACGGTTTGATGTTTTTTTGTTTCTGAATGGGTGGATTTTTCGATTCTTGATCAATCACCCGTTCTGGAGGAATTTCAGGCTTTGGTGGTGGCGCTGGTGGCGGGAAAGTGAAAGGTTTGGTATTGGGTTCAATACAAATTGTGGGTAGCCACATTGCACCAGGGTATTGAGACTCAAAATGTTCTAGGCGGTTGCGTGCTTCGTGGACGGAAGTAAACAGGGAATTATTCTGGGTCAATTCTTGGAAAAAGTACCTCAAAAATTCTACCGCTACTCGGTCTGGTACGGGTTCGCGCATGACAATAATCTGAGGTAACTGCAGTTCTGCTAGTTGGTTCGCTAACCCCAAACCATCACAGGAATTAAAAATTGCTAATTGTAATCCTCGCTTAATAGCTTTCTTCAAAGCTTTTTTAAAATCTTCAATACTTAAACTATCTTGAGCGTTGAGTTCAATCCAACCTATTTGCCCGTCTTCTTGACTACCACTATGTCCGGTAAAGACGAAAATATTATAGCCTTTTTCATCCCTAAGTGTCTCCTGTAATTCTTCACGGCTAGGCTGTAAGAGATAGACTATTTCAACTCCATATTTTTCTAGTTCTTGAATGATATTTAAGTCTTTTTGAGTATTAATACCGTCACTTCTACCAACAATAACTAAAATTCTATCATTTGTACGTTTTGTATCTAGCTTGCCAGACTGTGTATTTGAGTTTTTGGGCGCACTCAGAGCAATTTCGGCTTGGGGATAGTATTTTTCAAATAAACTCCACTCTTGCCAAGGAAGGCGGCGTAAGTTGATATCTTTAACATCAATAATGAAGTTAATTTCTTCATTTAAACCATGCAATTCTTTGGCGATCGCAATTAATCCATCCCGAATTGGTCGCCATCTGCTATCCCCAACGTTAAGCCATTGATTTAAATGCTCTTTTACCCCTACAATGTATTCCCCTGGGGAATAATTTATCACCTTTTTCGGTGTCAGGCGTAATTCTGTCATGCACGATCGCACATCGTTGATTTGACGATAGGCTGACTGCCAGCCTTCGTAAGATGATGTCAACTCTGGTGGTAAACTAGGCAGAAATCCTTCAGTTTCCAGATTCTTCGCCGTCAGAATCACCAGGAATCCCTCATCGGGAGCTGGTCTGATTTTCAACTTAACTATAGCCATTGTTGTTTCCTTTTATTTAATCTTTTTAAACAACAAATTCTTCGGTTAAACAAGTCCCGTCTAATACCATTTTGACACTGAACTTTTCTTCGTGCTGACAGCTAAATTCTAGTTGTATCCAGTCATCTGCATTTCTGGCTTGTGCTTCCATACAAGGATTTCCCGCTTCATCGATAATTATCAGTTGTAAATTTGCTGGCAAATGGATAGAATCTTCACCAGGATACACTCGCAGGCGAATATCAAAAACTTCACTGGCTGTGGGGGTTAATTGCACTAACAATAGTATTTGTCTTCCTATATCAATCACTTTGGCTCGACTAATGGCTTTGGAGCGGGTTGTGGTATATCTGGTGATAAAATTACTAGCTAGTACCAACTCTGGGGATTGCCAATCGGCAGCAAATATGCCTCCAACCCATTGACGCAGATTTACCAGTAGCTTTTGTTTATGTATAATATTAATCAGGGCATCGAAAGATTGCAGTTGTGCTATTTGCAGTGTTTGTGGTGTTTCACTCATCACCATTGCTGGGGTAAATCCCAACAATTCTACAAAGTCTAAATGCTGACTAAATTGAACGCCTATATAACCAATTCTGTCAGATGTTGTCTCTGCCGGCAAAATTATCTCCGTTTCACCGGGTAACACGGGACGACATTCCAGCTTACCTACACCAGGTAAAATCAGGTCAGCAACATTAAAAATTTCTCTTAAACCACGACGCCAGCTGTCGCTTTGATTCAGCGCTGTGTCAATTTTCAGCCATTTGAGGTAACTGTGAACGGCATATACTGCTAAAGTATTGAGATAAACTTGTTTTCCCTTTTGGGGGTTATCTTGTTGGGCAGCAAATTCTGTAGCCCAAAGGTGGGCTTTTTTGGTGATGGGGACGCTTAAATGTTGTGCTTCTGTGGTTTTCATCAGAAAAATGGGTAGAAACCCCGTCCTTTTAGGACGGCTTTACATGGAATGTGGTAGAATGTGAGGCATGGAAAAAGCCTACCGCTACCGTTTTTACCCAACTGCCGAGCAAGAACAAATATTGCGCCGGACAATTGGTTGTGTGCGGTTGGTTTTTAACAAAGCTTTGGCTTCCCGAACCGAGGCTTGGTATGAAAGGCAAGAACGAGTAGACTACGTTCAAACCTCCACCATGTTGACGCAGTGGAAGAAACTCGAAGACCTGCAATTTCTCAATGAGGTTAGTTGTGTACCACTGCAACAAGGCTTGAGACATCTGCAAACAGCGTTTACGAACTTCTTTGCTGGTAGGGCAAAATACCCCAACTTCAAGAAGAAACGCAGTGGTGGCAGTGCAGAGTTTACCAAGTCGGCTTTTAGATGGAAGGACGGACAAGTATATTTGGCAAAGTGTTCTGAGCCACTGCCAATTAAATGGTCTAGGCAACTGCCAAATGGGTGCGAACCTAGTACCATCACAGTTAAACTTGAGCCTTCTGGACGCTGGTTTGTCAGTTTGCGGATTAACGATCCGACTGATGAAACCATGCAGCCAATTGATAGTGCTGTAGGGATGGATGTCGGGGTGAGTAGTCTTGTAACCCTGAGTACGGGTGAAAAAATTGCTAACCCCAAAGCGTTTAACAAACACTATCAAAAGTTGCGGAAAGCGCAAAAGTCTTTGAGCCGGAAACAAAAATCTTCTCGCAACCGAGACAAAGCAAGACTCAAGGTAGCTCGCATTCAAGCTAAAATCTCTGATTCTCGAAAAGACCATTTGCACAAACTGACAACTCGGCTGATTCGTGAAAACCAAACGATAGTGGTTGAGGATCTGGCAGTTAAGAATATGGTCAAAAATCCCCAGCTCGCCCGTGCTATCAGTGATGCTGCATGGGGTGAATTGGTGAGACAACTGGAGTACAAAGCCAAGTGGTACGGACGAACCTTGGTAAAAATTGACCGATGGTTCCCCAGTTCTAAACGCTGTCTTAATTGCGGTCACGTTGTGGAAAAATTGCCGTTGAGTATCCGAGAGTGGGATTGCCCCAACTGTGGGACGCACCACGACCGGGATATCAATGCAGCTAAAAACATTTTGGCTGCAGGACTTGCAGTTACAGTCTGTGGAGCGAACATAAGACCTGATGGGCATAAGTCTAAAGGGCAGTTGCGAAAAACCAGTAATGGAAGGAAACAGAAACCTAAGTCGTGAGTCTTAGGAATCACCGCACTTTTAGGGCGGTGAGGATGTCAAAGTTCATATCCCAAATTAATGCCAATTTCTCGTAACATCGGAAGACACTTGTTCTTCCAATGGGAGTAGAGAGTTTGGTTACTTATATTAAACTCTCTGGCAATATCAGCGATTTTATGAGGCGGTTGTTCTAAAATTAAGCGTATTGCCAATATCTGACAATGGCATTCTGGGCATTTTTTGGGAGAAATAGCTGTTAAATTGCCGTTTTCATCTTGTTCGATGTATTTTCTAATTCGGTTACTCAGAGTCTGATTTTGCTTTTCTTGGATTTTGGCAATTTTTTGCTCTAGCAAGTCTAAGGTCAGACTGGGTAATAAATCCAACCGAGTTGTTTCTTTACCTTCATCGCCCCCGATGGGTGTGTCTAAACTGATGGTATAATTACTGTCTGGGAGATGCAAATCTTTAATTCGCCATTTCAGGTAGCCATTAATCCAAGTGACTACACTTTGTTGCAAAGAAGGCGATCGCGCTTCAAATTTACAAATGTTTTTGCAGAACCATTCCCAGGTTCGATTTAAGGCGTCTAAATAGTCTTGGTGGGAAGACTTGTAGATCCCAGGGATTTGTTGAATATTGATCAGCAATCTATTTAATGCTTTCTGTCTTTCTGGACTGGGGTCAGGGTGTCTACATACCTCATTAATGAGGTTTTGAAGTTTTTCATCCACAGCGGGTTTTCTCCCGAGCTGCTATGTTTGTGATTTCCATAACTAAAAGACAGGAAGCTTTGACAATTTTAGTGTAACTGATTTTACATATTCTCTGGCAAGAGAAAAATAGCTGTTTCACAAAACGCAATTCCCAATTGCATTTTGCGAATTATTTTCACCCCAGGGCTATTTCATTCTTAAATTTTCCGCTTGATATTCAGGGCGTGATTGACGAAAAATTGGCATTTTTGAGGACTTTGTTTGGGTGCTATTGTTTGGTTTTTACCAAAAAATTCCCAACCTCCCCGACAAACTAATAATAGCAATTTGAAAAAACAATGGGACAGATAGGGTAAGGGCGCAAGGCCTTGCGCCCCTACAGATTATCAATGTGTTGCAAAGATTTTTTGAATTGGTATAATCCAATATAGTTCAGTTAAGGAAAATTGTCGTAGGGGCACGGCACGAATAAAATTGTCATTAGAAGAAAAGATTTTGGATGCCGTGCCCCTACACTGTATACCATTCGAGCCTAACTGAACTGTATTGTGGTACAATCCAATCATAAATTTTGAGGGGTTGTTCGTAGTTGCGCTACCCTGGGGGAAAGCTGGGCGAATAGCGCTCCGATAATCAAGAGCGCTAAGGACAGTGTCAATTGCTGACCGTCGTCAACTGAACTGTAAAAGTTGAACCTTCAGACAACTTACTTTTGACAGAAATAGAACCACCACTACGCCAAAGTAACTGCTGGACAATTGTCAAGCCCAATCCAGGTCCACTAGAGTCTTCTGTTATCCCTGAACGCACTCGATAAAAGCTGTCAAAGATTTTCGGGATTTCGCTTTCCGCAATACCTATACCTGTGTCGCGAAATTCCAATTGGACATTAACGCCCTGAATTCGCGCTTTTACCGACACTTGACCGCCATTGGGGGTAAATTTAATGCTGTTGTGCAGTAGATTAATCACAATCAGCTTGAGTCCTCCACTGACACATCTCACAAATGGGAGTTCAGAGGGTACAGTGTAGCCTAACATTATACCTTTTTCCTGGGCTACAGGCTGGTAGGTGCTGACTACTCCAGGCACAATATCCGAGAGACGTACTAACTCTAGGGGAGTCTCCGCCAAATTTTGCTCTAGATATACCAAATCCAATAAACCAGTAATCAGGGAACTTTGGCGATCGCACTCTCGTTTGAGCATCTGTAAATAACGTTGACGCTGGGGAGGTTTGAGAGCAGGTGAATTCAACAGCGAAAGTGCTGTTTTCATGTGCGTTAGAGGTGTACGTAACTCTTGACAGACATTTCTCAAGTATTCATCTTTGAGTACTTCTTGGTTATGCAATTTTTGATTTCGCTGCTGGAACTTGGCGAGACGCCGTGTCATAATTTGATGATTAATTTCCTCCTGTTGCTGCATTTGTTTTGCCAATAGCTGATTCATTAATGCTGGTTGTGGCGCTGTAGGGTAAATAAAATCAGCCACCGATACCATTGGAAATGATTCTGGTGTTCTAGCTTGTTTAATACCATCTAATACTCGTTCTATTATTCTGCCTTCAACCGTAGTTATCGCCAACAAAGGCGGGGTATTTTTGGGGTTTACCCTCTGGAAATTCTGGGTTTTGCGTCGTCGTTTCAACGGTCGATGAGCCAAAATTAAACTACAAAACTGGGGCGACAATACGATAAAAAAGTATTCTCGCCACAGTTGGCTATTGGGTAGTAATTGCAAGTTGATGAGATGGAAAGATGCGGGAGATACGGGAACTGAGGGAAATGAGGGAAATGAGGAAAATGAGGGAGATAGGGGAAGTATTTTCTGTCCCCTTGCTTCCTCACCTCCCCCATTCTCACCCTTGCTTCCACTCTGTGCAATTTGACAAGTATAGATGACACCAGATGAACCCATAGACGATTGATAACGCACTAATTCGGAGTGCCAAATTTTTCCTGGTGGTAGCTTCACCCATAAAGTGGCTGCTATTTGCTGTTCAATGAGTAAGTCAATTTGTGACCTTACTAGTGATAGTAGTGTAGCAGGTCTCAGACGCAATGCTTGGGGAGGGGCTGGCACACCTAAAGCCAGGCGATAAACAGACAGATCCTGAGCCAGAAAATTATTCATGAGTCAAGGAGGAAAAACTAGGCTTGATGAAGGCAGAAATAACTTGATTTTGGATTTTCATCCTTTATATTTACATTTTTAAGGAATTAAATACGTAAACAAACATGAATTATTAATTATCATTGATAAATGATAAATCAAGTCATATGTATCATTTAGCGTATATATTAACAACGATTTTGAGTTTAATCAATTGATAATTGATGATTTATTTGCGGTTTTATTTCTCGGCTTAAGTCCTGAAGGCTTGATTAATTCTATAGTAGAGACACGAGGGGTCGTATCTCTACTAAATCAAACATCTCCGTATTAACCTTGTATATTCAGTCTGGTTTGTAAAGCATCGCGTGCGTGTTCTCTGTCATCAAAGTGAATTTTCTCTGTGCCGAGAATTTGGTAATCTTCGTGACCTTTACCAGCGAGTAAGACCCCATCACCGGGTTGAGCTTGTAAAATAGCGGTACGAATTGCAGAAGCGCGATCGCCATTGACTATTGGTTGAATGGTATCAGGAATACCCGCCAAAACATCTTGCAAAATCCGTTCTGGGTCTTCAGTGCGGGGATTATCGGAAGTCACCACCGCCAGATCAGCTAATTCAGCGGCGATTTTACCCATTTTCGGGCGCTTAGTGCGATCGCGATCTCCACCACAGCCAAACACACAAATTACCTTACCAGGAATAAACGGCCGAGCTGCTTTGAGCAAATTCTCCAAACTATCTGGTGTATGGGCATAATCCACAATCACGCTAATATCTTGGTCAGGCTGAATTTGTACCCGTTCCATCCGTCCAGGAACACCGGGAAACTCACCGATAGCTGCAGCCACTAACTGCAAATCTACACCCAAATGTAACACCGCACCGACCGCCGCCAACAGATTTTCTAAATTATATTGACCAACTAGCGGCGAACGGAAAGCAACAGTCCCCCTAGGTGTATGCAAAGTACCGCTAACACCATTCGGCTGATAACTCAAATCACTCAACCACAAATCAGCGGTGGGATTGTTAACACTATAACTCCACACCCGTTCTGGACTCAAGGACGCAATTAATCGCCCACCGTAAGCATCATCAGCATTAATTATCGCCCGTCCTTGAAGATAATCAGCACTGAACAACAAAGACTTAGCCGCGAAATAATCTTCCATATCGCGGTGATAATCCAGATGGTCTTGAGTCAGATTGCTGAATACAGCCACCTCAAACTTACAACCCAAAACACGACCTTGAGCCAAAGCGTGGGAACTAACTTCCATCACACCCAACTCACAACCAGCATTGACAGCTTCGCCCAACTGCTGTTGCAATTCTACAGCAAACGGCGTCGTATGGACAGCAGTTTGCTCAAAACCAGGCCAACGAGTGTAGAGAGTTCCCATCAAAGCCGTGGGTCGATTGGCTTTGTCTAGGAGATATTCAATCAAATGAGTGGTCGTAGTCTTACCATTGGTACCAGTCACACCCACCAACTTCAGTTTTTGCCCAGGATAACCATAAAAAACACTAGCTAATTGGGCACAGACTTGAGTCATATTAGACCCAGTGACCACCATAGCCTCAGAGGTAGGCGGCTGTTTTTTTGCAGCTTCAGGAGAAATAATAGCAGCCACCGCACCCGAGGCGATCGCACTTGGCCAAAATTCTCCACCATCCACCCGCGTTCCCGGCATCCCTATAAATAAATCTCCCACACCGCAAGCATGGGAATTCGTTTTCAAGCCTGTAACTTCTGCATCGTCCCCAGCAGAATTATGAGGCACATTTTCCCAACCATCTACCGCAGCTAGTAATTCCCGCAATTTCATTTGCTGAACCTCGTGACACAATTCACTTGCGCTTATTCTGCATTATTTTTTGCTAGTTGGCTAAACACTTGCGTAGCATTTGTTCCAACTGCTGCACAGTAGCACGAGGCGAAGGACGTGGCAAAGGTTTCTCAAATACATCTGACTCTTTTTGGCTGTCCTGTGCTTCTTGACGGTTCGATAAATACAAAACCGGGACTTCATACTGATAGGCATTGTACCAATCATCACGAGTCGTAATATCCCGAAGTTCCAACTCAAACTGGAGATTTTCGATTTTTTCCAGCTTTTCCAGCAAACCCTCACACAGATGACATCCAGGCTTAGTGTATAAAATTAATCGCATTGGTTTTTCTAGGGGCGATCGCGTTTCTACAAGCCATGATAGGGGATGGGGGATTGGGGATTGGGCACAAGGCCTAGTCCCGCGATTTCAAACTCTTTGTTTAGCCGGATAAATTTTTAGATACCCCTAAATCCACACGATATGATACCAGCTGTAGGGGCACGGCATTGCCGTGCCCCCACTCGCTCCTACATGTGTCAGCGTTTTAGTGGTATTGTATAAGACTTTGAAAACACGCCCTAGATCCCCTACTTTAACTTGCAACGAGTATACAGTGTAGGGAACATCCAAAATCTTTTCTTCTAATGACAATTTTATTCGTGCCGTGCCCCTACGACAATTTTCCTTAACATCCCTGTATTGGCACTAAATCCACTTCTGAGAATCGTATTTCAGAGTGGGAAATTCCTCTGGAGAGAGAACTTTGCGAT
The Gloeotrichia echinulata CP02 DNA segment above includes these coding regions:
- a CDS encoding tetratricopeptide repeat protein — its product is MRQLLKSVATVCALTLIASAPVFVAAKPASAVPTAVLTQVNEKDAEFYFNRGNERYQKEDYQGAIEDFNRALRINPNYAYAYAARAAARIKLGDEQGGIEDFQQAMRLNPKIAADILFAKGLDSYQKEDYKGAIKYLNQALQINPDLAEAYFVRGGVRLQLQDYQAAIQDLNQALRINPNLAEAYFVRGTARLQLEDYQAAIQDLNQALQIKPNLAEAYFVRGAARLQLQDYQAAIQDLNQALRINPNYAEAYFYRGIANAALEEREKAIADLETAAKLFQKQGNSLNAKNALDIIKQISSRDNLPLV
- a CDS encoding substrate-binding domain-containing protein gives rise to the protein MAIVKLKIRPAPDEGFLVILTAKNLETEGFLPSLPPELTSSYEGWQSAYRQINDVRSCMTELRLTPKKVINYSPGEYIVGVKEHLNQWLNVGDSRWRPIRDGLIAIAKELHGLNEEINFIIDVKDINLRRLPWQEWSLFEKYYPQAEIALSAPKNSNTQSGKLDTKRTNDRILVIVGRSDGINTQKDLNIIQELEKYGVEIVYLLQPSREELQETLRDEKGYNIFVFTGHSGSQEDGQIGWIELNAQDSLSIEDFKKALKKAIKRGLQLAIFNSCDGLGLANQLAELQLPQIIVMREPVPDRVAVEFLRYFFQELTQNNSLFTSVHEARNRLEHFESQYPGAMWLPTICIEPNTKPFTFPPPAPPPKPEIPPERVIDQESKNPPIQKQKNIKPWLLIGLVSLCVGGVVVWLCILPSPPSGKFRYGGSTSWAPIRSKVDEKIKEKWPEFQLSYYQRPGTSGGSVPGIQMLLDGDISFAQSSRIVDDDEFKNAKDKDFKLKPVRIAIDAIAIVIHPSLNISSLSVEQLKGIYTGQITNWQQVGGPDLIITPYTRSQDGGTTKVFQKYVLQDDNFGANIKEISDTTSTLQQVGKNPNNGGIYYASAAEVINQCSVKTIRIKVAGGKEIAVDTPGVKPGEKCPWQHNKLNFTAVKNNEYPMTRYLYVIIKEDGQVDEKVGEFYANYLLSNEGQNLIEQAGFVRVR
- a CDS encoding DUF1822 family protein, with the protein product MKTTEAQHLSVPITKKAHLWATEFAAQQDNPQKGKQVYLNTLAVYAVHSYLKWLKIDTALNQSDSWRRGLREIFNVADLILPGVGKLECRPVLPGETEIILPAETTSDRIGYIGVQFSQHLDFVELLGFTPAMVMSETPQTLQIAQLQSFDALINIIHKQKLLVNLRQWVGGIFAADWQSPELVLASNFITRYTTTRSKAISRAKVIDIGRQILLLVQLTPTASEVFDIRLRVYPGEDSIHLPANLQLIIIDEAGNPCMEAQARNADDWIQLEFSCQHEEKFSVKMVLDGTCLTEEFVV
- a CDS encoding RNA-guided endonuclease TnpB family protein, with the protein product MEKAYRYRFYPTAEQEQILRRTIGCVRLVFNKALASRTEAWYERQERVDYVQTSTMLTQWKKLEDLQFLNEVSCVPLQQGLRHLQTAFTNFFAGRAKYPNFKKKRSGGSAEFTKSAFRWKDGQVYLAKCSEPLPIKWSRQLPNGCEPSTITVKLEPSGRWFVSLRINDPTDETMQPIDSAVGMDVGVSSLVTLSTGEKIANPKAFNKHYQKLRKAQKSLSRKQKSSRNRDKARLKVARIQAKISDSRKDHLHKLTTRLIRENQTIVVEDLAVKNMVKNPQLARAISDAAWGELVRQLEYKAKWYGRTLVKIDRWFPSSKRCLNCGHVVEKLPLSIREWDCPNCGTHHDRDINAAKNILAAGLAVTVCGANIRPDGHKSKGQLRKTSNGRKQKPKS
- a CDS encoding TetR/AcrR family transcriptional regulator codes for the protein MDEKLQNLINEVCRHPDPSPERQKALNRLLINIQQIPGIYKSSHQDYLDALNRTWEWFCKNICKFEARSPSLQQSVVTWINGYLKWRIKDLHLPDSNYTISLDTPIGGDEGKETTRLDLLPSLTLDLLEQKIAKIQEKQNQTLSNRIRKYIEQDENGNLTAISPKKCPECHCQILAIRLILEQPPHKIADIAREFNISNQTLYSHWKNKCLPMLREIGINLGYEL